From Leishmania donovani BPK282A1 complete genome, chromosome 2, one genomic window encodes:
- a CDS encoding casein kinase II, alpha chain, putative — MANVDAAAHRADGGRHGGGGGGSGDESKAKKTKPEEYEHPFWYVYRQRGVSYWDYKNARVDFNANLAPYELLQKIGRGKYSEVFRGRNRNNGCLCVLKLLKPVRYQKILREISILRNLCGGPNVVRLLDVLRDAESQTVVLVTEYVHNPTTLRNLLYSNKLSNFDMRYYLYEILRSLDFAHRRGIFHRDIKPYNVMIDHERKILRVIDWGLGEYYIHGQALNCGVATRHYKGPELLVGYRHYDYSLDIWCLGCVLAGMLFRSDPFFVGANNEDQLLQIVAVFGKKALYRYLDKYQCRISRVVESSMSALPDEHVDWRRYIKRGSIQESWCDATALDLLDKMLQFDHQDRIMAHEAMQHPFFAPVRDALAKDSQEHYPVARH; from the coding sequence ATGGCCAACGTGGACGCCGCAGCCCaccgcgccgacggcgggcggcacggcggcggcgggggcggcagcggagacgaATCTAAGGCGAAGAAAACGAAGCCGGAGGAGTACGAGCACCCGTTCTGGTACGTGTAtcgccagcgcggcgtcaGCTACTGGGACTATAAAAACGCGAGGGTCGACTTCAACGCGAACTTGGCCCCGtacgagctgctgcagaaaATCGGGCGCGGCAAGTATTCGGAGGTGTTTCGTGGCCGGAACCGCAACAACGGATGCCTGTGTGTCCTCAAGCTGCTCAAGCCGGTGCGCTACCAGAAGATTCTGCGCGAGATTAGCATCCTGCGCAACCTCTGCGGTGGCCCCAACGTCGTCCGCCTTCTcgatgtgctgcgcgacgcggAGTCACAGACGGTGGTGCTCGTCACAGAGTACGTGCACAACCCGACAACGCTGCGCAACCTCCTCTACTCGAACAAGCTCTCCAACTTCGACATGCGCTACTACCTGTACGAGATTCTACGCTCGCTGGACTtcgcccaccgccgcggcatctTCCACCGCGACATCAAGCCCTACAATGTCATGATCGACCACGAGCGCAAGATCCTGCGTGTGATCGACTGGGGGCTGGGCGAGTACTACATCCACGGACAGGCGCTCAACTGCGGTGTGGCAACACGGCACTACAAGGGGCCGGAGCTGCTGGTCGGCTACCGCCACTACGACTACTCGCTAGACATCTGGTGCCTCGGGTGCGTACTGGCAGGCATGCTCTTCCGCAGCGACCCCTTCTTCGTCGGCGCCAACAACGAGGATCAGCTCCTTCAGATTGTGGCGGTGTTTGGCAAGAAGGCTCTGTACCGCTACCTCGACAAGTACCAGTGCCGCATATCGCGCGTCGTAGAGTCGAGCATGAGCGCCCTCCCTGACGAGCACGTCGACTGGCGCCGGTACATCAAGAGGGGATCCATCCAGGAGTCGTGGTGCGACGCGACCGCGTTGGACTTGCTCGATAAGATGCTGCAGTTCGACCATCAGGACCGCATCATGGCCCATGAGGCGATGCAGCATCCCTTCTTTGCCCCCGTGCGTGATGCGCTGGCAAAGGACTCGCAGGAGCATTATCCCGTAGCGCGGCACTGA
- a CDS encoding proteasome regulatory non-ATPase subunit 6, putative, whose protein sequence is MIPGGSVDCAHTLEVAEDHYGRGDRSTARELLQSIVTTDVAVDDGDSIRAKEQAVYRLAELLTVTKDGEAAIQLLSDVRPFFQVLPKAKTTKMVRKLFEHIVQCGVPLKQQEEVCLETVHWARKERRTFLRHRLQLRYVEILFAENRKSDALASLSALLKEVRRLDDRTLLLDIYLLESKLYYAVMDIQKARAALVSARTTANSIYCPPLSQAEIDLQSGVLHAEEKDNKTAYSYLYEAFEGFHQLGDQARQARRSLRYMILSKISTDSPDELATLLSSKSVLEYKGTDMDALRGIADAYNKQDTHLFNSILSKCRAEAEESGAGGSNDTNLLADEVVRRQVNDMYNTLLERHLLKVVSPYNRVQIAYVSNLLRLDAMVVEQKLSQLILDRKLRGIVDQQHRCLIVFDDEAAEASKPGKDGSEAFYDNAADAAAAADQAPTTLYQDALTALECYNTLVTALFDKVNGKFDALVEENIAKHKGAKAKEEGEEANRKNKRGGIGSVKDAVADRGGKSDSGNKQKRPGDKRK, encoded by the coding sequence ATGATCCCTGGCGGCTCCGTGGACTGCGCCCACACCCTCGAGGTGGCCGAGGACCACTACGGCAGGGGCGACCGCTCGACGgcgcgcgagctgctgcagtcgaTCGTCACGACAGACGTTGCAGTGGATGACGGAGACTCGATCCGTGCGAAGGAGCAGGCGGTGTACcggctggcggagctgctgacggTAACCAaggacggcgaggccgccATCCAGCTGCTCTCGGATGTGCGGCCGTTCTTCCAGGTGCTGCcgaaggcgaagacgacgaagaTGGTGCGCAAACTCTTCGAGCACATTGTGCAGTGCGGCGTGCCGCTGAAGCAGCAGGAAGAGGTGTGTCTCGAGACCGTACACTGGGCGCGCAAGGAGCGTCGCACCtttctgcgccaccgcctgcagctccgctaCGTGGAGATTCTGTTCGCCGAGAACCGCAAGAGCGACGCTCTGGCGTCGCTGAGCGCGCTGCTCAAGGAGGTGCGCCGCTTGGACGACCgtacgctgctgctcgacatCTACCTCCTGGAGAGCAAGCTATACTACGCCGTCATGGATATCCAGAAGGCCAGGGCGGCACTCGTCTCGgcgcgcacgacggcgaACAGCATCTACtgcccgcctctctcgcagGCGGAGATCGACCTCCAGTCCGGTGTGCTGCACGCGGAGGAGAAAGATAACAAGACCGCGTACTCTTACCTATACGAAGCCTTTGAGGGGTTCCATCAGCTCGGCGACCAGGCACGCCAGGCGCGCCGTTCGCTTCGCTACATGATCCTGTCGAAGATCTCCACGGACAGCCCCGACGAGCTTGCGACGCTGCTCTCGTCCAAGAGCGTGCTGGAGTATAAGGGCACCGACATGGATgcgctgcgcggcatcgcAGACGCCTACAACAAGCAGGACACGCATCTCTTCAACAGTATCCTGTCCAAGTGccgcgccgaggcggaggagtccggcgccggcggcagcaacgacacgaacctcctcgccgacgaGGTGGTGCGTCGGCAGGTCAACGACATGTACAacacgctgctggagcggcacCTGTTGAAGGTGGTGTCGCCGTACAACCGCGTGCAGATCGCCTACGTGAGCAACCTTCTGAGGCTGGACGCCATGGTGGTGGAGCAGAAGCTTTCTCAGCTCATTCTCGATCGCAAGCTGCGCGGCATCGTCGATCAGCAGCATCGCTGTCTTATCGTCTtcgacgacgaggccgcTGAGGCGTCCAAGCCAGGAaaggacggcagcgaggcgttCTACGACAacgccgctgacgccgccgccgcggcggaccAGGCGCCGACGACACTCTACCAGGACGCGCTCACGGCGCTGGAGTGCTACAACACGCTCGTCACGGCGCTCTTCGACAAGGTCAATGGCAAGTTCGATGCGCTCGTCGAGGAGAACATCGCCAAGCACAAGGGcgcgaaggcgaaggaggagggcgaggaggcgaacCGGAAGAACAAGCGgggcggcatcggcagcgtcaaggacgccgtcgccgaccgAGGTGGAAAGTCTGACAGTGGCAACAAGCAGAAGAGGCCTGGCGACAAGCGCAAGTGA
- a CDS encoding FtsJ-like methyltransferase, putative, producing the protein MGRASKDKRDIYYRKAKEEGYRARSAYKLLQIHEEFNILDPAEIRTGAVDLCAAPGSWSQVLAQHFKMIGANLTAAAEGDSLPAQTPRVVAVDLQEMAPIDGVTLLQGDITSEVTAREIIRLLNAPTPTGVALTDDEQQQPANSSFSSPAPSPALGASPRKADIVLCDGAPDVTGMHELDEYLQHHLLLAALHITTFVLRAGGCFLTKMFRGPNTAFLVAKSGLFFQQVRVVKPKSSRNASMESFLLCQGFRMPLGYVPRFVGAVAPAAASSAATGCSRGAASTSAGCGSRVEADNEQGMKGERSETATVSDGPLRASGFTPEAPLYCYDTTASFSHASDGGAAAAATVHDVAHHNQRTSCALADRVLAPFLSCGDLSGFDADMCYDRDEDADVLEPVQPPLQAPYLAAAAASPSQLAEVADGRDTEADASQKKKIRVESPTATAGRDSSTGGEEQQ; encoded by the coding sequence ATGGGTCGCGCATCCAAGGATAAGCGCGATATCTACTACCGCAAggccaaggaggagggctACCGTGCTCGCAGCGCGTACAAGCTGCTCCAGATCCATGAGGAGTTCAACATTCTCGACCCGGCCGAGATCCGCACCGGGGCGGTGGACCTGTGTGCCGCGCCTGGCAGCTGGTCGCAGGTGCTTGCCCAGCACTTTAAGATGATCGGCGCGAAcctcactgctgctgcagaggggGACTCTCTgccggcgcagacgccgcgcgtggtggcggtggaccTGCAAGAGATGGCCCCCATCGACGGGGTCACCCTTCTTCAGGGGGACATAACGAGCGAGGTGACCGCGAGGGAGATTATTCGGCTTCTGaacgcgccgacgccgactgGGGTGGCGCTCACCGatgacgagcagcagcagcctgcCAACagctctttctcttcgcctGCTCCTTCTCCCGCGCTCggtgcgtcgccgcggaAGGCGGACATCGTCctctgcgacggcgctccCGATGTGACGGGTATGCACGAGCTGGACGAGtacctgcagcaccacctgcttctggcggcgctgcacatcACCACGTTCGTGCTACGGGCCGGTGGCTGCTTCCTGACGAAGATGTTCCGCGGCCCCAACACCGCCTTTCTCGTCGCGAAAAGCGGACTCTTCTTTCAGCAGGTGCGCGTCGTGAAGCCCAAGTCCTCACGCAACGCGTCCATGGAGAGCTTCCTCCTCTGCCAGGGCTTTCGCATGCCGCTCGGGTACGTGCCTCGCTTCGTCGGCGCTGtggcgcctgctgcggcttccTCTGCCGCTACCGGCTGCTCGAGGGGTGCCGCATCGACgagcgccggctgcggctcACGCGTAGAGGCTGATAATGAGCAGGGTATGAAGGGAGAGCGGAGCGAGACGGCAACCGTGAGCGACGGCCCACTCCGCGCCAGCGGCTTCACGCCGGAGGCGCCGTTGTACTGCTACGATACGACCGCGTCTTTCTCACACGCGTCGgatggtggcgccgccgcagcggcaacagTGCACGACGTGGCGCACCATAACCAGCGCACATCGTGCGCGCTCGCGGACCGAGTCCTGGCCCCGTTCCTCTCCTGCGGCGACCTTTCAGGCTTTGACGCGGACATGTGCTACGACAGGGATGAGGATGCCGACGTGCTGGAGccggtgcagccgccgctgcaagcACCGTActtggccgctgccgctgcttcgccgtcACAGTTGGCAGAGGTTGCCGATGGCCGTGACACAGAGGCGGACGCGTcgcagaagaaaaagatTCGCGTGGAGTCGCCGACGGCTACCGCAGgtcgcgacagcagcaccggcggagaagagcagcagtga
- a CDS encoding ubiquitin-conjugating enzyme e2, putative yields MTVSPSNATSGAGAAAARDSAAAALPAGLDLLHWEAGIPGKPGTPWEGGEFRLRLNFTEDYPTKPPKCVFTPVLFHPNVYPSGTVCLSILNEEKDWRPNITIKQILLAIQELLDHPNIKDPAQEEPYKVYMRDIKEYEARVREEVQRHHWKG; encoded by the coding sequence ATGACCGTCTCTCCCTCGAATGCGACGTCCGGggcgggcgctgctgcggcgagggactccgccgccgccgctctcccgGCTGGGCTGGACCTGCTTCACTGGGAGGCGGGCATCCCCGGGAAGCCTGGCACGCCgtgggagggcggcgagtttcgcctccgcctcaacTTTACGGAGGACTACCCCACAAAGCCCCCCAAGTGCGTCTTCACGCCGGTGCTCTTCCACCCCAACGTATACCCGAGCGGCACCGTCTGCCTCTCGATCCTTAACGAGGAGAAGGACTGGCGCCCGAACATCACCATAAAGCAGATACTGCTGGCCATCCAGGAGTTGCTGGACCACCCCAACATCAAGGACCCCGCGCAGGAGGAGCCGTACAAGGTTTACATGCGCGACATCAAGGAGTacgaggcgcgcgtgcgcgaggaggtgcagagGCATCATTGGAAAGGCTAG